From a region of the Mercurialis annua linkage group LG1-X, ddMerAnnu1.2, whole genome shotgun sequence genome:
- the LOC126665914 gene encoding protein MAINTENANCE OF MERISTEMS-like: MDEHDKKHVTPGIQKEMNVPSSSILDTFPYRFESSVSSVKLGGSITKLYGKDILKNELDGDYLDSSGRGRRTRRAGSRRTRAKLAIREQRHSVQPTPLLPGLKNHPSIYIRLGQRPTERNFATQNNWTRAFEVCSNAAGIYKELLYEAGFGDFLSIKPFKISSGGYMSALVERYFSETHTLHLGTFEIGPTPLAWTMITGIRFGGNPLSPPNITPKECANLLRLEGTKGVIYKDKIKLEVLCPSTLDFSKEPTINDLEWMFRRLILYLVGSSFFSGTDSMVSIRMVSALSNIRKINQYDWGAATFSAFLRGMRQRTSECSGAFSGFYPFLLLWAYEHIPYMRPSTRWSQSACVFPRACRWNLMDVPITNEFTWYRLELEYLEEDEVDFDPYKELWEKEDFQHERALSQKRIAFMGSESWEVYMGERNLRQFGGGIQIPHSPPTERFGEKLRILTISAKYLLQGADAWDLLEDEECDYSEWFHANSLGRILSLDQFQGRTVSEFRYKFLAEAGIKC, translated from the exons ATGGATGAG CACGATAAAAAGCATGTCACTCCTGGAATTCAGAAAGAGATGAATGTTCCTTCGTCTTCAATCCTTGACACTTTTCCTTACAGGTTTGAGTCCTCAGTATCTTCCGTTAAATTAG GTGGAAGTATTACTAAGTTGTACGGTAAGGACATTTTGAAGAATGAGCTGGATGGTGATTATTTGGATAGTAGTGGTCGAGGTAGAAGGACCAGGAGAGCAGGTTCTCGTCGAACTCGTGCTAAGTTAGCCATTCGTGAACAGAGGCATTCAGTGCAGCCTACGCCCCTTTTACCTGGACTTAAAAATCATCCCTCTATCTACATCCGTCTTGGTCAA CGACCCACTGAACGGAATTTTGCCACCCAAAACAATTGGACTCGGGCATTTGAGGTGTGCTCAAATGCTGCAGGTATATACAAGGAGCTACTATATGAGGCTGGTTTCGGGGATTTCTTAAGtatcaaaccttttaaaattagcTCTGGTGGCTATATGAGTGCTTTAGTGGAGCGATATTTCTCCGAGACACACACTTTACATCTTGGCACTTTTGAGATTGGTCCTACACCATTAGCCTGGACTATGATTACCGGTATTAGGTTCGGAGGTAATCCTTTAAGTCCTCCAAATATTACTCCCAAAGAATGTGCTAACCTTCTTAGACTTGAAGGCACTAAAGGGGTTATTTACAAAGACAAAATTAAGCTAGAAGTTCTATGTCCTTCAACTCTGGACTTCAGTAAGGAACCAACCATTAATGATCTGGAGTGGATGTTTAGACGGCTGATTCTCTATCTTGTCGGAAGCAGTTTCTTCAGTGGAACTGATTCAATGGTTTCAATTCGCATGGTTTCCGCTTTGAGCAACATTCGGAAGATCAATCAGTATGATTGGGGAGCAGCTACTTTTTCAGCCTTCTTAAGGGGTATGAGGCAGAGAACTTCTGAATGCTCCGGTGCTTTCTCTGGGTTCTACCCGTTCTTATTATTGTGGGCTTATGAGCACATCCCCTATATGAGGCCATCGACTAGATGGAGTCAGAGTGCTTGTGTATTTCCTCGAGCTTGTCGATGGAACTTGATGGATGTTCCGATTACAAATGAGTTCACTTGGTACAGATTGGAATTGGAATATTTAGAGGAGGACGAG GTTGACTTTGACCCGTACAAAGAATTATGGGAGAAGGAAGATTTTCAGCATGAGAGAGCACTTTCTCAGAAGAGAATTGCTTTCATGGGGTCGGAGAGTTGGGAGGTATACATGGGAGAAAGGAATCTCCGTCAGTTTGGTGGCGGAATCCAAATTCCTCACTCGCCGCCGACTGAACGATTTGGCGAAAAATTGCGAATCCTCACAATTTCTGCAAAGTATCTATTGCAGGGAGCAGACGCCTGGGATTTGCTAGAAGACGAGGAATGTGATTATAGTGAATGGTTTCATGCTAATTCGTTGGGGAGGATACTTTCGTTGGATCAGTTTCAAGGAAGAACAGTCTCGGAGTTCAGATATAAATTTCTGGCAGAGGCAGGCATCAAATGCTGA